One stretch of Leadbetterella byssophila DSM 17132 DNA includes these proteins:
- a CDS encoding McrB family protein has protein sequence MSIENIRQFIKEKAEQFGAKTDNEFNKPYVERNNTGQEALKDNGAYFGFIHPEEEASGPFHDFSLTIFPNDQNKPWLVCLGIGSSGFKNDYELATYPGLRRLFSKLTDERGFCKSDFSDIETSLPKSITGNLDLQHIKNTIKTYTKVLPTCQIVDDPESEEGKKLIAAFVAGYAKLRDWPSNKDHRKAVSEALEPFLKSETVDEAEEVKNLLNERKYIVLQGPPGTGKTRTAKSVADKIGAKTFFTQFHAETSFSDFIFGIRPDTENQELRYRENLGSFSEALKYAVDHSNEKVILIIDEINRANLSNVLGPIFYLFEHKMDVSTVEIEIAPNFKVKQLPENFSVIATMNTADRSLAVVDFALRRRFAWYTLKPKAIKSKQFFNEDFSRIQEIFDWYASSTELNLQPGQGYFIADTEEEMKNRIRYEIFPLIKEYLQEGLLRNAKEEFNNYFSIRINLSLFE, from the coding sequence ATGAGCATAGAAAATATTAGACAATTCATAAAAGAAAAAGCAGAACAGTTCGGTGCCAAAACAGACAACGAATTCAACAAACCTTATGTTGAACGAAACAACACCGGACAGGAAGCATTAAAAGACAACGGAGCTTATTTTGGGTTTATTCACCCAGAAGAAGAAGCGTCAGGCCCTTTTCACGACTTTTCATTAACAATTTTCCCGAATGACCAAAATAAACCTTGGTTAGTATGTCTCGGAATTGGTTCTAGTGGTTTCAAAAATGATTACGAACTCGCAACCTATCCTGGGCTTAGAAGATTATTCTCAAAACTAACGGACGAAAGAGGCTTTTGTAAATCTGACTTTTCAGACATAGAAACAAGTTTGCCAAAATCAATCACAGGTAATCTGGATTTACAGCATATAAAAAACACGATTAAAACTTATACTAAAGTTTTACCGACTTGCCAAATAGTTGATGACCCCGAAAGCGAAGAAGGAAAAAAACTTATTGCAGCCTTTGTCGCAGGTTATGCAAAACTTCGAGACTGGCCTTCTAATAAAGACCACAGAAAAGCAGTTTCAGAAGCTTTAGAGCCATTTTTAAAGTCAGAAACCGTTGATGAAGCAGAAGAAGTAAAAAATCTCTTAAACGAAAGAAAGTACATTGTTCTTCAAGGACCTCCAGGAACTGGTAAAACAAGAACTGCAAAAAGTGTTGCAGACAAAATTGGAGCAAAAACCTTCTTCACTCAATTTCACGCAGAAACAAGTTTCTCCGATTTTATTTTTGGAATTAGACCCGACACAGAAAATCAAGAACTACGATACAGAGAAAATTTAGGCAGCTTTTCAGAGGCCTTAAAATATGCCGTTGACCATAGCAATGAAAAAGTAATTTTAATAATTGACGAGATAAACAGGGCCAATCTTTCAAATGTATTGGGACCTATTTTTTACCTTTTTGAACATAAGATGGACGTTTCGACTGTTGAGATTGAAATTGCGCCCAACTTCAAAGTAAAGCAACTACCTGAGAACTTTTCTGTAATTGCCACTATGAACACTGCTGACAGAAGTTTGGCCGTTGTTGACTTTGCACTAAGAAGACGCTTTGCTTGGTACACTCTTAAACCAAAAGCCATAAAGTCGAAACAGTTCTTTAACGAGGACTTCAGCAGAATTCAAGAAATATTTGACTGGTATGCATCAAGCACCGAACTAAACCTGCAACCGGGACAAGGCTATTTCATTGCGGACACCGAAGAGGAAATGAAAAATCGTATTCGTTATGAAATATTTCCTTTGATTAAAGAATATCTGCAAGAAGGACTTTTAAGAAATGCCAAAGAAGAGTTTAATAATTATTTCTCAATTAGAATAAATCTATCTCTTTTCGAATGA